Proteins encoded together in one Pongo abelii isolate AG06213 chromosome 8, NHGRI_mPonAbe1-v2.0_pri, whole genome shotgun sequence window:
- the ATP5F1C gene encoding ATP synthase subunit gamma, mitochondrial isoform X1, translating into MFSRAGVAGLSAWTLQPQWIQVRNMATLKDITRRLKSIKNIQKITKSMKMVAAAKYARAERELKPARIYGLGSLALYEKADIKGPEDKKKHLLIGVSSDRGLCGAIHSSIAKQMKSEVATLTAAGKEVMLVGIGDKIRGILYRTHSDQFLVAFKEVGRKPPTFGDASVIALELLNSGYEFDEGSIIFNKFRSVISYKTEEKPIFSLNTVASADSMSIYDDIDADVLQNYQEYNLANIIYYSLKESTTSEQSARMTAMDNASKNASEMIDKLTLTFNRTRQAVITKELIEIISGAAALD; encoded by the exons GATTCAAGTTCGAAATATGGCAACTTTGAAAGATA TTACCAGGAGACTAAAGTCCATCAAAAACATCCAGAAAATTACCAAGTCTATGAAAATGGTAGCAGCAGCAAAATATGCCCGAGCTGAGAGAGAGCTGAAACCAGCTCGAATATATGGATTGGGATCTTTAG ctcTGTATGAAAAAGCTGATATCAAGGGGCCTGAAGACAAGAAGAAACACCTCCTTATTGGTGTGTCCTCAGATCGAGGACTGTGTGGTGCTATTCATTCCTCCATCGCTAAACAGATGAAAAGCGAGGTTGCTACACTAACAGCAGCTGGGAAAGAAGTTATGCTTGTTGGAATTGGTGACAAAATCAGAGGCATACTTTATag GACTCATTCTGACCAGTTTCTGGTGGCATTCAAAGAAGTGGGAAGAAAGCCCCCCACTTTTGGAGATGCGTCAGTCATTGCCCTTGAATTACTAAATTCTGGATATGAATTTGATGAAGGCTCCATCATCTTTAATAAATTCAG GTCTGTCATCTCCTATAAGACAGAAGAAAAGCCCATCTTTTCCCTTAATACCGTTGCAAGTGCTG ACAGCATGAGTATCTATGATGATATTGATGCTGACGTGCTGCAAAATTACCAAGAATACAATCTGGCCAACATCATCTACTACTCTCTGAAGGAGTCCACCACTAGTGAGCAGAGTGCCAGGATGACAGCCATGGACAATGCCAGCAAGAATGCTT ctGAGATGATTGACAAATTGACATTGACATTCAACCGTACCCGCCAAGCTGTCATCACAAAAGAGTTGATTGAAATTATCTCTGGTGCTGCAGCTCT GGATTAA
- the ATP5F1C gene encoding ATP synthase subunit gamma, mitochondrial isoform X2 → MKMVAAAKYARAERELKPARIYGLGSLALYEKADIKGPEDKKKHLLIGVSSDRGLCGAIHSSIAKQMKSEVATLTAAGKEVMLVGIGDKIRGILYRTHSDQFLVAFKEVGRKPPTFGDASVIALELLNSGYEFDEGSIIFNKFRSVISYKTEEKPIFSLNTVASADSMSIYDDIDADVLQNYQEYNLANIIYYSLKESTTSEQSARMTAMDNASKNASEMIDKLTLTFNRTRQAVITKELIEIISGAAALD, encoded by the exons ATGAAAATGGTAGCAGCAGCAAAATATGCCCGAGCTGAGAGAGAGCTGAAACCAGCTCGAATATATGGATTGGGATCTTTAG ctcTGTATGAAAAAGCTGATATCAAGGGGCCTGAAGACAAGAAGAAACACCTCCTTATTGGTGTGTCCTCAGATCGAGGACTGTGTGGTGCTATTCATTCCTCCATCGCTAAACAGATGAAAAGCGAGGTTGCTACACTAACAGCAGCTGGGAAAGAAGTTATGCTTGTTGGAATTGGTGACAAAATCAGAGGCATACTTTATag GACTCATTCTGACCAGTTTCTGGTGGCATTCAAAGAAGTGGGAAGAAAGCCCCCCACTTTTGGAGATGCGTCAGTCATTGCCCTTGAATTACTAAATTCTGGATATGAATTTGATGAAGGCTCCATCATCTTTAATAAATTCAG GTCTGTCATCTCCTATAAGACAGAAGAAAAGCCCATCTTTTCCCTTAATACCGTTGCAAGTGCTG ACAGCATGAGTATCTATGATGATATTGATGCTGACGTGCTGCAAAATTACCAAGAATACAATCTGGCCAACATCATCTACTACTCTCTGAAGGAGTCCACCACTAGTGAGCAGAGTGCCAGGATGACAGCCATGGACAATGCCAGCAAGAATGCTT ctGAGATGATTGACAAATTGACATTGACATTCAACCGTACCCGCCAAGCTGTCATCACAAAAGAGTTGATTGAAATTATCTCTGGTGCTGCAGCTCT GGATTAA